The proteins below are encoded in one region of Festucalex cinctus isolate MCC-2025b chromosome 2, RoL_Fcin_1.0, whole genome shotgun sequence:
- the nckap5l gene encoding nck-associated protein 5-like, translating into MRSMSDEAEQRMCDEDFCSDEEGEEADVESYLEDNSSELMDRLKELEAENSALLLANESQREAYERCLDEVANHVVQALLNQKDLREECIKLKMLVFDLEKQNRALCELFQQKLPNHPAAHYQIPAGPLPDYNTQLHNDPAKHLEAAQTEAQAKGNGYRTQHSSPGPRGPAASMEALSPFFKKKAHILEVLRKMEETDPLKFHPATAGLSFCDYSQALASTEATLADKCQHARCRCSRSDPGTLQHVNGDGGAVTCEGGNSCCLHCKRSPDGPPKPRARPCTAAATVEFATKSRTAECVSASKHDSHSEPANGVDASDRSPEGEEPKQEVQELTDFCPAPELQLPASEVARVSHRDPEASDGVPATSSSDEKDCGSAIDAVRANASVSPSPSCLSEVKTAAINSPSKLLKFLKIPSMGDKCQSSSPAVRLSPQLTRSSRIPCRTNNYEVYHSPVPTRRATTTERCRQPPPPPTRSESYPATHSAPTSPPQAEDAPAKDTGFPASKTKMVTPSTAASSSPKLAASIPHYENIRDLSPKPRTDEPALEKRTSLPSQSKTNGSERKLVKSLPESVLAAPPQQKPSSSSSSSSESTSDDEDDSDSPVWVNHRGLASTQCSVDYSQQPGEPPQPPLPARRNDSSSIPKRPATRSQADSSRYAFKDRLAALGKLRSSEDLQGGLRPLDGASEAAEDRGKMVELHKEEPKHSRYADSSRGSGGALKYPGSSQPHEQGGKSPISSGLAKQELCVSSKSKIGLPSPNADAPQVLRNNIKCPGSLNLPYNVKPTTQSGSSPNKIPPKSPSKPCQGTSVHRAGKPPDAPRYSSKSEERTKIGGRGKKNPMYGDSLPPPPPRPPASEGEKAAAPPPAPSPQSAIEQKVMKGIEENMLKLQEQDRGPQPAEAKQKASNGIAGWFGRKKSKLPALSRKADGAKAKDEKREWKINIPSVGKDSAKVVGRCREGVEGLNISTLMEKAEGLRRALEEERAYVERSGRGHSCEVVMDPAQGQLAVMYRGGRSDNFMQQLLNRVDGKEGTGVPQRRLSFDCKTSSRPAFAQQSDVVIGHAAGDGDSVEKASHRLGKNTSDDNIADSVHAQHFAGSGASTYTLDSGIGTFPLPDCGGGATGRGLSKSRAEQRPSGSPGRAGRRARTLDRDPASQDEGHKQPLPNSLHASKMEGRASAGLIREDKESHAAHVFSPRSKTWTFPNLKTPAGPADVYLAVEEEDEDAVSFGAPFRASLKASGPSSSRATEPGGGLPVPAQSGSSRRGKARAAGVAEMSRDAGLELLRERPEEALSPGRPQVLETPESLSDSLYDSLSSCGSQG; encoded by the exons ATGAGAAGCATGTCGGACGAGGCGGAGCAGAGAATGTGCGACGAAGACTTTTGCTCGGACGAGGAGGGCGAGGAGGCGGACGTGGAGTCGTACCTGGAGGACAACAGCAGCGAGCTGATGGACCGCCTCAAGGAGCTGGAG GCAGAAAATTCGGCCCTGTTGCTGGCAAACGAGAGTCAGAGGGAAGCGTACGAGCGATGCCTGGATGAG GTGGCCAATCATGTGGTCCAAGCTCTCCTCAATCAGAAG GATTTGAGGGAAGAGTGCATCAAGTTGAAGATGTTGGTGTTCGACCTGGAGAAACAGAACCGAGCGCTTTGCGAGCTTTTTCAGCAGAAGCTGCCCAATCATCCCGCTGCTCACTACCAG ATCCCGGCGGGACCCCTCCCAGACTACAACACACAGCTGCACAATGACCCGGCCAAGCATTTGGAGGCTGCTCAGACGGAAGCACAAGCCAAG GGGAACGGCTACCGCACTCAGCACTCGTCTCCGGGCCCCCGCGGCCCCGCCGCCTCCATGGAGGCTCTTTCTCCCTTCTTTAAGAAGAAAGCACACATCCTGGAAGTCCTGCGCAAGATGGAGGAGACAGACCCTCTCAAGTTCCACCCGGCCACGGCCGGCTTGTCTTTCTGCGACTACAGCCAGGCGCTGGCGTCCACCGAGGCCACGTTGGCCGACAAATGCCAGCACGCGCGCTGCCGCTGCTCCCGCTCTGACCCCGGCACGCTCCAACACGTCAACGGCGACGGGGGGGCGGTAACGTGCGAGGGGGGCAACAGCTGCTGTCTGCACTGCAAGAGGAGCCCGGACGGACCGCCGAAGCCACGCGCCCGCCCCTGCACTGCCGCCGCTACCGTCGAATTTGCCACCAAGAGCCGAACGGCCGAATGCGTCTCGGCGTCCAAGCACGACTCGCACTCCGAACCGGCAAACGGCGTTGACGCTTCCGATCGGAGTCCGGAGGGCGAGGAGCCGAAACAGGAAGTCCAAGAACTCACCGACTTCTGTCCGGCCCCCGAGCTTCAACTTCCCGCTTCGGAAGTCGCCCGCGTCTCACACCGTGACCCCGAGGCGAGCGACGGCGTTCCCGCCACTTCCTCGTCTGACGAGAAAGACTGCGGCAGCGCTATAGACGCGGTGCGAGCCAACGCCTCCGTCAGCCCGAGCCCCTCCTGCCTTAGTGAGGTCAAAACGGCCGCCATCAACTCGCCGTCCAAGCTGCTCAAGTTCCTGAAGATCCCGTCCATGGGGGACAAGTGTCAGTCCTCTAGTCCTGCCGTCCGCCTCAGCCCCCAACTTACCCGTAGCTCCCGGATCCCTTGTCGCACCAACAATTACGAGGTGTACCACTCTCCCGTCCCCACCCGTCGAGCCACCACCACCGAGCGCTGCcggcagccgccgccgccgcccaccAGATCCGAGTCGTACCCCGCCACACACTCGGCACCGACGTCCCCCCCGCAAGCTGAAGACGCACCTGCTAAAGACACCGGCTTCCCGgcatccaaaacaaaaatggtcaCCCCCTCAACCGCAGCCTCCTCCTCCCCCAAACTAGCGGCGAGCATCCCGCATTATGAAAACATACGTGACCTGTCCCCCAAGCCACGCACGGACGAGCCTGCTCTCGAGAAACGAACAAGTCTTCCAtctcaaagcaaaaccaacgggAGCGAACGCAAATTGGTCAAATCGCTTCCCGAAAGCGTCCTCGCCGCGCCTCCCCAGCAAAAGCCGTCGTCGTCCTCCTCTTCTTCGTCCGAGTCCACATCGGATGACGAGGACGATTCCGACAGTCCTGTGTGGGTCAACCATCGCGGCCTCGCCAGCACTCAGTGCAGCGTCGACTACTCACAACAGCCCGGCGAGCCTCCGCAGCCGCCGCTTCCTGCCAGAAGGAACGACTCGTCGTCCATTCCCAAGAGGCCCGCGACCAGGTCGCAAGCCGATTCCAGTCGCTACGCGTTCAAGGACAGGCTGGCTGCGCTGGGCAAACTGAGGAGCTCGGAGGACTTGCAGGGGGGCTTAAGGCCGCTAGACGGGGCAAGCGAGGCCGCCGAGGACCGGGGTAAGATGGTGGAGCTCCACAAAGAGGAGCCAAAGCACTCGAGGTACGCCGACTCAAGTCGGGGTAGCGGCGGGGCGTTGAAGTACCCGGGTTCCTCTCAGCCTCACGAACAAGGAGGCAAATCGCCAATCTCTTCCGGTCTGGCGAAACAGGAGCTCTGCGTGAGCTCCAAGAGCAAAATCGGCCTGCCGTCGCCTAACGCCGATGCGCCGCAGGTTCTGCGGAACAACATCAAGTGTCCCGGCTCGCTCAATCTGCCCTACAATGTGAAGCCCACTACGCAAAGTGGCAGCAGTCCCAACAAAATCCCCCCAAAGTCACCGTCCAAACCTTGCCAGGGTACGTCCGTCCACAGGGCAGGCAAACCCCCGGACGCCCCGCGCTACTCCTCCAAATCGGAGGAAAGGACCAAAATCGGCGGCAGAGGTAAAAAGAACCCGATGTACGGCGACAGCCTGCCGCCGCCTCCACCGAGGCCGCCCGCATCTGAGGGCGAAAAGGCGGCGGCGCCGCCTCCGGCGCCCAGCCCACAGTCGGCCATCGAGCAGAAGGTGATGAAGGGCATCGAGGAGAACATGCTCAAGCTCCAAGAGCAGGACCGAGGCCCGCAGCCCGCCGAGGCCAAGCAGAAGGCGTCCAATGGGATCGCTGGCTGGTTCGGGCGCAAGAAGAGCAAACTGCCCGCCCTGAGTCGCAAGGCGGACGGCGCCAAAGCCAAAGACGAGAAGCGCGAGTGGAAGATCAACATCCCGTCAGTGGGGAAGGACTCGGCCAAGGTGGTCGGCCGGTGTCGGGAAGGCGTGGAAGGCCTGAACATCTCCACGCTGATGGAGAAGGCAGAAGGGCTGCGGAGGGCCCTGGAGGAGGAGCGGGCCTATGTGGAGAGGTCAGGCAGGGGTCACTCGTGCGAGGTGGTGATGGACCCGGCCCAGGGGCAGCTGGCCGTCATGTACCGGGGCGGGCGCTCCGACAACTTCATGCAGCAGCTGCTCAACAG AGTGGACGGCAAGGAAGGCACCGGCGTGCCGCAGCGGAGGCTCTCGTTCGACTGCAAGACGTCGTCCAGGCCTGCCTTTGCTCAGCAAAGTGACGTCGTCATCGGTCACGCCGCTGGCGACGGGGATAGCGTGGAAAAG GCGTCCCATCGACTGGGCAAGAACACGTCAGATGACAACATCGCCGATTCGGTTCACGCTCAACATTTTGCAG GTTCCGGGGCGTCAACATACACGCTGGACAGCGGCATCGGCACCTTCCCGCTCCCAGACTGCGGCGGCGGGGCGACGGGACGAGGCCTGTCCAAGAGCAGGGCCGAGCAGCGGCCCTCGGGCTCGCCGGGGAGGGCCGGCCGACGGGCCCGCACCTTGGACCGGGATCCTGCGTCGCAGGACGAGGGCCACAAGCAGCCCCTGCCCAACTCGCTACACGCCTCCAAGATGGAGGGAAGGGCCTCGGCCGGCCTCATCCGTGAAG ACAAAGAATCCCACGCAGCGCACGTGTTCTCTCCTCGCTCCAAGACGTGGACGTTCCCCAACCTCAAGACTCCGGCAGGACCCGCCGACGTCTACCTGGCcgtggaggaggaagacgaggacgCGGTGTCCTTCGGCGCGCCCTTCAGAGCG AGCTTGAAAGCCAGCGGCCCGTCTTCCAGCCGCGCAACGGAGCCCGGCGGCGGCCTGCCCGTGCCAGCCCAATCGGGATCAAGCCGCCGAGGGAAGGCCCGCGCCGCCGGCGTTGCGGAGATGAGCCGGGACGCCGGCCTGGAGCTGCTCAGGGAGCGTCCGGAGGAGGCGCTGTCGCCCGGCCGGCCGCAGGTTCTGGAGACGCCCGAGTCCCTCAGCGACTCGCTGTACGACAGTCTGTCCTCATGCGGCAGTCAAGGATGA
- the tmbim6 gene encoding putative Bax inhibitor 1, giving the protein MNVFDRNINFDALFKFSQISHSTQAHLKNVYACLAACMFVAAAGAYTHVVLRLFQGGVLFALAALAMMVWLAMTPHNSHTEKKRLAILAGFAFFNGVGLGPTLDFVIAVNPSIIVTAFMGTSVVFTCFTLSALYAKRRSYLFLGGTLMSGLSILFLMSLLNMFFGSVLLFKAHMYLGLLVMCGFVLFDTQLIIEKAENGDKDYVWHCVELFLDFITIFRKLMVILALNDKEKKKEKK; this is encoded by the exons ATGAACGTGTTTGACCGCAACATCAACTTTGACGCTCTCTTCAAGTTCTCCCAAAT ATCGCATTCCACCCAGGCGCACTTGAAGAATGTCTACGCCTGCTTGGCGGCGTGCATGTTTGTAGCTGCGGCTGGCGCCTACACGCATGTCGTCTTGCGCCTCTTCCAG GGCGGCGTGCTGTTTGCCCTGGCCGCCCTGGCCATGATGGTGTGGCTGGCCATGACGCCGCACAACTCCCACACGGAGAAGAAGAGGCTGGCCATCCTGGCCGGATTCGCCTTCTTCAACG GCGTGGGCCTGGGCCCTACGCTGGACTTTGTCATCGCCGTCAACCCCAG CATCATCGTCACAGCCTTCATGGGAACCTCGGTTGTTTTCACTTGCTTCACTCTCAGCGCCCTCTACGCCAAACGCAGGAGCTACCTGTTCCTGGGAG GCACGCTGATGTCGGGCCTGTCCATCCTCTTCCTGATGTCACTCTTGAACATGTTCTTTGGATCCGTCTTGCTCTTCAAG GCGCACATGTACCTGGGCCTGCTGGTCATGTGCGGCTTCGTCCTGTTCGACACTCAGCTCATCATCGAGAAGGCGGAGAACGGCGACAAGGACTACGTGTG GCACTGCGTGGAGTTGTTCCTGGACTTCATCACCATCTTCCGCAAGCTGATGGTCATCCTCGCCCTCAATGACAAG gagaagaagaaggagaagaagtag
- the kansl2 gene encoding KAT8 regulatory NSL complex subunit 2: MNRIRIHVLPSSRNRLAQQPARPQEAQMCAFTQRPCLQPRLDGLDFCIKHILEDKSAPYKQCNYVSAKNGKRCPNAAPKLERKDGMTFCAEHARRNAIALRAQMRKASAAPSPETLLSQLSGYSRAEMRGLEGGRSEASRILDEDSPASEEEQCPLALDQTWRGDPESEADSIDSDHDDPLKHAGVYTAEEVALFTREKLIRLQSLYIDQFKRLQHLLKEKKRRYLHNRKIEHETIGSSLLTGPEGLSIKERENLKKLKALRRYRRRYGVEALLHRQLRERRQTVTDGVAQAQMRAEQEKCVSVVDGSRCCNPCLPITRHCVAHIFQDGNQVLFKSCPGTKDVPCERTVHMGQSDDPRCPLHLPLPTPMYQPEREPPPQEHSTPAARELYLSAAELRPTESLPLEFSDDLDVEGDGMQGPPSPLQFDTALALEDQTIRAIAEAPMDLLTADDPDQVDLDVSGQDVGELADDEQVASEAAPSQEDAPR; the protein is encoded by the exons ATGAACAGGATCCGAATCCACGTCTTGCCCAGCAGTCGCAACCGACTGGCGCAGCAGCCGGCGCGTCCGCAGGAGGCTCAGATGTGCGCCTTCACGCAACGGCCATGCTTGCAGCCGCGCCTGGACGGCTTGGATTTCTGCATCAAACACATCCTAGAGGACAAGAGCGCCCCCTACAAGCAGTGCAATTACGTCTCCGCCAAGAACGGCAAACGCTGCCCCAATGCCGCACCCAAACTGGAGAGGAAAGACGG CATGACATTCTGTGCCGAGCACGCGCGCAGGAACGCCATTGCCCTCCGTGCTCAGATGAGGAAGGCGTCAGCGGCTCCGTCGCCAGAGACGCTCTTGTCCCAGCTGAGCGGCTACAGTCGTGCGGAGATGCGCGGCCTCGAGGGAGGTCGCTCTGAAGCCAGTCGGATTCTGG ATGAGGACAGTCCAGCGAGCGAGGAGGAGCAGTGTCCACTGGCACTGGACCAGACGTGGAGAGGAGACCCGGAAAGCGAGGCGGACAGCATCGACAGTGACCACGACGATCCTCTCAA ACATGCCGGCGTGTACACGGCAGAGGAGGTGGCGCTCTTCACTCGAGAGAAACTCATCAGGCTGCAGTCCCTCTACATCGACCAGTTCAAACGTCTGCAGCATCTGCTCAAGGAGAAGAAGCGCCGATACCTGCACAACCGCAAAATTGAGCACGAAACCATCG GAAGCAGTCTTCTGACGGGACCCGAAGGCCTGTCCATCAAGGAAAGGGAGAACCTGAAGAAGCTAAAAGCTCTCCGCCGCTACCGCCGGCGCTACGGCGTGGAGGCTCTGCTGCACCGCCAGCTAAGAGAGCGAAGGCAGACGGTGACCGACGGGGTGGCCCAG GCGCAGATGCGAGCGGAGCAGGAGAAATGCGTTTCGGTGGTGGATGGAAGTCGATGCTGCAATCCCTGCCTTCCCATCACCCGCCACTGTGTAGCCC ACATCTTCCAGGACGGAAACCAGGTGCTTTTCAAAAGCTGTCCGGGCACCAAGGATGTGCCGTGCGAGCGTACGGTGCACATGGGCCAGTCGGACGACCCCCGCTGCCCGCTTCACCTCCCCCTGCCGACCCCCATGTACCAGCCGGAGCGGGAGCCGCCCCCGCAGGAACATTCCACCCCCGCTGCCAGGGAGCTGTACCTGAGCGCCGCTGAGCTCCGGCCCACTGAGAGCCTTCCTCTGGAGTTTAGCGAC GACCTGGATGTGGAAGGGGACGGGATGCAGGGACCCCCGTCCCCCCTGCAGTTCGACACTGCGCTGGCCCTGGAGGACCAGACCATCCGAGCCATCGCCGAGGCCCCCATGGACCTCCTGACCGCTGACGACCCTGATCAGGTGGACCTGGACGTGTCGGGGCAGGatgtcggcgagctggcggacgaCGAGCAG GTGGCGTCGGAGGCGGCGCCATCCCAAGAAGATGCTCCTAGATGA